In Mucilaginibacter boryungensis, a single window of DNA contains:
- a CDS encoding PLP-dependent cysteine synthase family protein: MLPITAACNTLIFDDRFADLWHLIGHTPMLKLCYRYNGKTSFIFVKCEQYNLTGSIKDRIALFILQHAYKKGELLPGYKIIEATSGNTGISFAALGKALGHKVQIIMPDWLSQERIDIVKSLGAEITLVSKEQGGFLGSIRKAELIAQSQAGIFLPRQFENELNTEAHEKTTGPEIWEQLQRYKMQPDAFIAGVGTGGTIMGIGRYLKKQNRYAQVFALEPAESPTLSTGYKTGSHRIQGISDEFVPPIVDFKYLDQVVQVSDGDAILMAQKLASQLGLAVGISSGANVIGAIKMKELLGKEACVVTVFPDCNKKYLSTDLVKKEPERENYISPYVDFIGYQPLNKNHIQKSVSN; encoded by the coding sequence ATGCTTCCAATTACTGCTGCATGTAATACACTGATCTTTGATGACAGGTTTGCTGATTTATGGCATTTGATCGGCCATACGCCAATGCTCAAGTTATGCTATCGCTACAACGGCAAAACAAGCTTCATCTTTGTAAAGTGCGAACAATATAATCTGACGGGCAGCATAAAAGACCGAATCGCCCTATTCATTCTGCAACACGCTTATAAGAAAGGTGAATTACTGCCGGGGTATAAGATTATCGAGGCGACAAGCGGCAACACAGGCATTTCTTTCGCCGCTCTTGGAAAAGCTTTAGGCCATAAAGTGCAGATCATCATGCCCGATTGGCTAAGCCAGGAACGGATTGACATTGTAAAAAGTCTGGGTGCCGAAATTACGCTGGTAAGCAAAGAACAGGGAGGTTTTCTTGGGAGCATTCGGAAGGCGGAACTTATCGCCCAAAGTCAGGCCGGTATTTTTCTTCCCCGCCAATTTGAAAATGAACTAAATACGGAAGCTCATGAAAAAACAACCGGCCCTGAAATCTGGGAGCAACTGCAACGATATAAAATGCAGCCGGACGCGTTTATCGCCGGGGTTGGTACCGGTGGGACAATTATGGGGATAGGACGCTATTTGAAAAAGCAAAACCGGTATGCGCAGGTTTTTGCGCTGGAGCCGGCAGAAAGCCCGACGCTTAGTACCGGCTATAAAACCGGCAGTCACAGGATACAGGGAATTTCCGATGAGTTTGTCCCACCGATCGTTGATTTTAAGTACCTCGATCAGGTAGTACAGGTCAGTGACGGCGATGCGATTCTTATGGCCCAAAAACTTGCCTCCCAGTTAGGGCTGGCAGTGGGCATATCATCAGGAGCGAATGTCATCGGAGCGATAAAGATGAAGGAGCTTTTAGGGAAAGAAGCCTGTGTCGTGACTGTTTTCCCTGATTGCAATAAAAAATATCTGAGTACAGATCTCGTGAAAAAAGAACCTGAGCGGGAAAACTATATTTCACCCTACGTTGATTTTATAGGGTACCAGCCACTCAATAAAAATCATATTCAGAAAAGCGTATCCAATTAA
- a CDS encoding RNA polymerase sigma factor: MVDPNSFEIIFRKFYPSLCFFAERITGSHDDAEDVIEELFVKLWNKQLQFETEQHLKAYLYRSAKNACLDFLKVSERSDMRNTFFAEERGYSEDAYLNEIIRAEIISEVYHAIESLSPQCSKIITMSYLDGKSNQEIADELNLSVQTVKNQKGRGLAMLKQRLPNDKFQLLLLIPYLQLFDLLYKH, from the coding sequence ATGGTTGATCCCAATTCCTTTGAAATTATCTTCAGAAAGTTTTATCCATCCCTTTGCTTTTTTGCAGAACGGATTACTGGTAGCCACGACGATGCTGAAGATGTAATTGAGGAACTCTTTGTAAAATTGTGGAACAAGCAATTGCAGTTTGAAACGGAGCAACATCTTAAAGCGTACCTGTACCGCTCTGCAAAAAATGCTTGCCTTGACTTTTTGAAGGTATCTGAACGGTCCGACATGCGTAATACGTTCTTTGCTGAAGAGCGCGGCTATAGTGAGGATGCCTACCTCAATGAGATTATTCGCGCAGAAATAATTTCTGAGGTTTATCATGCTATTGAAAGTCTGTCACCTCAGTGCAGCAAGATAATTACGATGAGCTATCTTGATGGAAAGAGCAATCAGGAAATTGCAGATGAATTAAATCTATCGGTACAAACAGTGAAAAATCAAAAGGGACGCGGTCTTGCTATGTTAAAGCAACGGTTACCTAATGACAAATTCCAATTGCTGCTACTGATCCCATATTTACAGCTATTCGATTTGCTCTATAAACATTAA
- a CDS encoding LytR/AlgR family response regulator transcription factor, with protein sequence MPSTSRYHDLYFRIILSVVAAHFIVVFGEKDSIFQLLLTWDYYRSVLLSAVIAFILISIVHLITVRLDIHYDWNAHTVKRIALQFLLGVMLPGVVAFVLATIYFRIYDIDIFVTRYLQYDFPVILGMILFFNVYYLTFYYYLQMRKAQELSVTEKYRINQLTESKNTEVIVASRGTKNIPISVSNISYIFHEEDYNFIRTFEKEDFLIAASLDAIQEQLSPGKFFRANRQMLVNIEACEHFENIEHQKIQLQLRPKHNQPVIISQKRAKEFRDWIKRKSVSN encoded by the coding sequence GTGCCGTCAACATCCAGATATCATGATCTGTATTTCAGGATAATCCTTTCCGTCGTTGCCGCTCATTTTATTGTTGTATTTGGTGAGAAAGACAGTATTTTTCAACTGCTGCTTACCTGGGATTACTACCGCTCGGTTTTACTAAGCGCAGTAATTGCATTTATCCTTATCAGTATCGTCCACCTGATAACTGTTAGACTCGATATCCATTATGACTGGAATGCGCATACAGTAAAGAGAATAGCGCTGCAATTCCTATTGGGCGTCATGCTGCCCGGCGTCGTTGCATTTGTGCTCGCGACAATCTACTTCCGGATTTATGACATCGATATTTTTGTGACCCGTTACCTGCAATATGATTTCCCTGTGATCCTGGGAATGATCCTTTTTTTTAACGTCTATTATCTGACTTTCTATTATTACCTGCAGATGCGTAAGGCGCAGGAATTGTCTGTTACAGAAAAATACCGCATTAATCAGCTAACTGAATCAAAAAACACCGAAGTCATAGTTGCTTCCAGGGGAACAAAGAATATACCGATATCAGTATCCAATATCAGCTACATCTTCCATGAGGAGGATTACAATTTCATCCGGACATTTGAAAAAGAAGACTTTTTAATTGCTGCAAGTCTCGATGCCATACAGGAGCAATTATCACCCGGAAAATTTTTTCGCGCTAACCGCCAGATGTTGGTCAACATCGAGGCCTGCGAACACTTTGAAAATATCGAACATCAAAAAATACAGTTGCAATTGCGGCCTAAACACAATCAGCCGGTGATTATTAGCCAGAAACGTGCAAAAGAGTTCCGTGACTGGATTAAACGAAAATCAGTCTCTAATTAA
- a CDS encoding DUF4134 domain-containing protein, giving the protein MKKKRTNWSNKPEGRELLTGKTVLLTSVLLFYISMQAIAQDGSAGINAATTQVKSYFSAGTSLMYAIGAIVGLVGAVKVYNKWNHGEPDTGKVAAAWFGSCVFLVIVATVLKSFFGV; this is encoded by the coding sequence ATGAAAAAGAAGAGAACAAATTGGAGCAACAAGCCAGAAGGCAGAGAATTATTAACAGGAAAAACAGTGTTGTTGACGTCTGTGCTGCTGTTTTATATCAGCATGCAGGCTATTGCACAGGACGGAAGTGCCGGTATCAACGCCGCTACCACTCAGGTGAAAAGCTACTTTAGCGCTGGCACCAGCCTGATGTATGCCATCGGCGCGATAGTAGGACTAGTCGGAGCGGTGAAAGTATATAACAAATGGAACCATGGAGAGCCGGATACAGGTAAAGTCGCAGCGGCATGGTTTGGCAGTTGCGTATTCCTCGTGATCGTGGCCACAGTACTGAAAAGTTTCTTTGGGGTTTAA
- a CDS encoding DUF1896 family protein yields the protein MTKYIEDNLAGISGQLQDWVSGGKPQYIIEELSLELLTADLRPSRFNYLKTLLEEGFTASFSRFAEMGVLTYELTNLVAHCQPIFEQYNFSESNEEDRQMYYAITAAVDEYLRSA from the coding sequence ATGACTAAATACATAGAAGATAACCTCGCGGGCATATCGGGTCAGTTGCAGGACTGGGTATCGGGCGGAAAGCCGCAATACATCATTGAAGAGCTTAGCCTGGAGCTGTTAACCGCTGATCTGCGTCCCTCCCGCTTCAACTATTTGAAGACACTGCTGGAAGAAGGATTTACGGCAAGCTTCAGCCGGTTCGCAGAGATGGGTGTGCTGACCTATGAGCTTACGAACCTGGTAGCACATTGCCAGCCCATTTTTGAGCAGTACAACTTCTCGGAAAGTAACGAGGAGGACAGGCAAATGTACTACGCTATTACGGCAGCAGTTGATGAATACCTAAGAAGTGCATAA